A stretch of the Lactuca sativa cultivar Salinas chromosome 9, Lsat_Salinas_v11, whole genome shotgun sequence genome encodes the following:
- the LOC111904959 gene encoding rho GTPase-activating protein REN1-like, whose protein sequence is MEKGDPKKLYSYENIEASVSYNPMNFFEKKPKRSYSIENLDMSQLDFLVNEMMIITAQYKIIKKISNEDDFLHMKIRFHAVVVKDPEELWSLVKIKRVINISKDVMFENMIQNFRYHVVGANNQACDFLVPDFPLMNLNDLIQVALILKDMDSSELQRTNKEVLRLRLGHIKIFIDNYFDCLALTDVELASALGKEVKVEMKATKSQAELKKCSDGEICLKPFGIVFLGKDKKGKAKRNSKMNRLDSKKNYADFKNHHDSKINADPHPPGDGGGDNLPPLPAGSEQPERQPSHNGNKVYKSGPLFLSSKGIGWTSWKKRWFILTETSLVFFRSDPNASPQKAGDSNLTLGGIDLNSSGSVVVKADKKLLTVLFPDGGDGRAVTLKAETSEDLFEWKDALEAALSNAPSAGIEQGQTGTPKNEKGDTHDGSQEQSKDEKTKSIVLGRPILLALEDIDGTPSFLEKALCYVEDFGVNVEGILRQAADVDDVEHRIREYEQGKMEFTADEDGHVIGDCIKYVLREMPSPPVPASCCAALLEAYRTDRATKVGAIRAAICDTFPEPNRRLLQRILIMMEAVAENKTVNRMSVSAVAACMSPLLLRPLLAGEVDLGKGPDMGGDGSVQLLQAAAAANHAQAIVIILIEEYDKIFGEEDMLSDLYSDSDEYGSESEEVSDEYYEEDEDDEDVDVENRSEHSCSYEDSESVSYSESGDDDHSKGSVSSNSFIIKKPKRTNVNVDKTKIKKGSPLESIDLVTEQQAEILRLEAAKIKLKERIEAEAKRNTVLKEDLVKKKNSLEARRVSLAEGVSRLEEELQKEKASQGAIQSSVDTNADPDDTHQVVADDSGLQNQPREQSSGSQPLSPDVGKVKDKEKDRLSKTTSHRRKETHSSKEHVDKNPFHSFSSKHPERSISKCTSSRRPPSKAEAANTTSALSKITNRLNFLKEKRTQIADDLQNVDKDCKTHKQQHKGSKKWSESPPIPDESHIQSSDKGKESSFQQKETSMDKGRSEDQSTHSR, encoded by the exons ATGGAAAAGGGAGATCCGAAGAAATTATATAGTTATGAAAATATTGAAGCCAGTGTTTCGTACAATCCAATGAATTTTTTTGAGAAGAAACCGAAGAGAAGTTATTCTATCGAAAATTTAGATATGAGTCAACTTGACTTTCTAGTGAATGAAATGATGATCATCACTGCACAGTATAAGATCATTAAGAAGATTTCAAATGAAGATGATTTTCTTcatatgaaaatcagatttcatgcagtTGTTGTAAAGGACCCTGAAGAATTATGGTCACTTGTGAAGATTAAAAGAGTTATCAATATTTCAAAGGATGTGATGTTTGAGAATATGATACAGAATTTTAGGTATCATGTTGTAGGAGCGAACAATCAAGCTTGTGATTTCTTAGTGCCtgactttcctttgatgaatctGAATGATTTGATTCAAGTTGCCCTCATTTTAAAAGATATGGATTCCTCGGAACTCCAACGAACTAACAAAGAGGTTTTAAGGCTTCGACTAGGCCACATCAAAATCTTCATAGACAATTACTTTGATTGTCTAGCATTAACAGATGTAGAGTTGGCATCAGCTTTAGGAAAAGAAGTGAAAGTTGAAATGAAAGCAACGAAGTCTCAAGCTGAACTAAAGAAGTGTTCGGATGGAGAGATATGTTTGAAGCCATTCGGGATTGTGTTTTTGGGAAAAGACAAGAAGGGGAAAGCAAAGAG AAATTCGAAAATGAACAGACTTGATTCGAAGAAAAACTATGCCGATTTTAAAAACCACCATGATTCCAAAATCAATGCTGATCCTCATCCTCCG ggagatggtggtggtgataatCTGCCACCGCTTCCTGCAGGTTCTGAACAACCGGAGAGACAACCATCTCATAATGGCAACAAG GTTTACAAGAGTGGCCCGTTATTTTTGTCATCAAAAG GGATTGGTTGGACTTCTTGGAAGAAAAGGTGGTTTATATTAACCGAAACCTCATTGGTCTTCTTCCGAAGTGATCCA AATGCATCACCTCAAAAGGCGGGGGATTCGAATCTGACCCTTGGTGGCATAGACCTCAACAGTTCAGGCAG TGTTGTTGTGAAAGCAGATAAGAAACTATTGACAGTGCTATTCCCTGATGGTGGTGATGGAAGAGCTGTTACtctcaag GCGGAAACTTCTGAGGATTTATTTGAGTGGAAAGATGCATTGGAAGCAGCTTTGTCAAATGCCCCAAGTGCAGGGATAGAGCAAGGACAAACTGGGACACCAAAAAACGAAAAGGGTGATACCCATGATGGTTCTCAGGAACAGT CAAAAGACGAAAAAACAAAATCAATCGTACTAGGTCGACCCATCTTACTTGCATTGGAAGATATAGATGGAACTCCATCTTTCTTAGAGAAAGCACTTTGTTACGTAGAAGACTTTG GTGTCAATGTAGAAGGAATCTTGCGACAAGCTGCAGATGTTGATGATGTTGAGCATCGCATTCGAGAATATGAACAAG GAAAAATGGAGTTTACTGCAGATGAGGATGGACATGTTATAGGTGATTGTATAAAG TATGTTCTCCGTGAGATGCCATCACCACCAGTCCCGGCATCTTGTTGTGCTGCTTTATTAGAAGCATATC GAACCGATCGAGCCACTAAAGTCGGTGCCATTCGTGCAGCCATTTGTGACACATTCCCAGAACCAAATCGTCGGTTATTACAAAG GATATTGATAATGATGGAAGCTGTTGCTGAAAACAAGACGGTGAACCGAATGAGTGTTTCGGCAGTTGCCGCCTGTATGTCACCATTACTTCTTCGACCGCTTTTGGCCGGTGAAGTTGACCTCGGAAAGGGACCGGACATGGGTGGCGATGGGTCTGTTCAACTTCTACAGGCGGCTGCAGCCGCCAATCATGCTCAAGCAATTGTTATCATCCTCATAGAGGAATACGATAAAATATTCGGG GAAGAAGACATGTTAAGTGATCTATACTCGGACTCAGATGAATATGGAAGTGAGAGTGAAGAGGTTAGTGATGAGTATTATGAAGAGGATGAAGACGATGAGGATGTGGATGTTGAAAATAGATCCGAGCATTCTTGTTCATATGAAGATTCCGAGAGTGTTAGTTATAGTGAGAGTGGAGATGATGATCACAGCAAG GGTTCTGTTAGCTCAAATTCT TTCATTATCAAGAAACCCAAACGAACTAACGTAAATGTTGATAAgacaaaa ATAAAGAAGGGATCACCCTTGGAAAGCATTGATTTAGTAACCGAACAACA AGCTGAAATTTTGAGGCTTGAGGCTGCCAAAATTAAATTGAAAGAGAGAATTGAAGCAGAG GCCAAAAGAAATACAGTTTTGAAAGAAGATTTGGTGAAAAAGAAGAATTCTTTAGAGGCGCGCCGTGTCTCTTTAGCAGAAGGG GTGTCAAGATTAGAGGAAGAGTTGCAGAAGGAGAAAGCGTCACAAGGAGCTATACAATCTTCTGTTGAT ACAAATGCAGATCCAGACGATACCCATCAGGTAGTGGCTGATGATTCTGGATTACAAAATCAACCTCGAGAACAAAGCTCCGGTTCCCAACCACTTTCTCCTGATGTTGGAAAAGT AAAAGATAAAGAGAAGGATCGTTTATCTAAAACTACTTCCCATAGGAGAAAG GAGACACATTCTAGCAAGGAACACGTTGATAAAAATCCATTTCATTCATTTTCAAGTAAGCATCCTGAACGGAGTATAAGCAAGTGTACAAGCTCCAGAAGGCCCCCTTCAAAAGCTGAG GCAGCCAATACAACTTCAGCTTTGTCCAAAATAACAAACCGACTCAATTTTCTGAAAGAAAAACGAACACAAATAGCTGATGATCTGCAGAATGTGGACAAAGATTGTAAAACTCATAAACAGCAGCATAAAGGGAGTAAAAAATGGTCAGAATCTCCTCCAATACCTGATGAATCTCACATACAATCATCAGATAAAGGAAAAGAAAGCTCTTTTCAACAAAAGGAAACTTCTATGGATAAAGGAAGATCTGAAGATCAATCAACACACTCCAGATGA